A stretch of Aedes aegypti strain LVP_AGWG chromosome 2, AaegL5.0 Primary Assembly, whole genome shotgun sequence DNA encodes these proteins:
- the LOC5571859 gene encoding uncharacterized protein LOC5571859, whose amino-acid sequence MHILKCLAIYLIVVQATIVSDQTCSRHRQLAKHRFYALRHCQRSNRTIIGLINVKNVGECAEYARKKRGMAFNFGPKDRNETNLFDALKAQQSAKSNRSSVPPKGTDTITTDPEEFFNCQVLECPEYRNLSTIVNDTRFDYYSLYTREPPSENATCLPSVGMFVMDDRKLNYSLAFNECRSMGGSLAHVASEARTNQITKMLIKEMSKRNITTSNKTMDGAYVGLNETIRGAFFTSGNEPLECFLYRAWAPGNPSKTRQPGCVAITPNSSWIVQNCNKPLRFICELHTTGPPRYKPSLKRKCFLKRPNNRLAPGRYGSTT is encoded by the exons ATGCACATATTAAAATGCCTTGCCATATATCTGATCGTGGTTCAAGCCACCATCGTCAGTGATCAAACGTGTTCTCGACATCGCCAACTAGCCAAACATCGCTTCTATGCGCTTCGCCATTGTCAACGGTCGAATCGTACCATAATCGGTCTAATCAACGTCAAAAACGTCGGCGAGTGTGCGGAATATGCCAGAAAGAAACGCGGAATGGCATTCAACTTTGGGCCCAAAGATCGCAACGAAACGAATTTGTTCGATGCGCTAAAGGCCCAGCAGAGCGCCAAATCCAATCGATCCAGTGTTCCTCCGAAAGGCACGGATACTATAACTACCGATCCGGAAGAGTTCTTCAACTGTCAGGTTCTAGAATGTCCGGAGTATCGAAACCTGTCAACCATTGTCAACGATACCCGCTTCGATTACTACAGTTTGTATACAAGAGAACCAC CCTCAGAAAACGCCACTTGTCTTCCATCGGTGGGAATGTTTGTGATGGACGATCGCAAGCTGAACTACTCCCTGGCGTTCAATGAATGTCGCTCAATGGGAGGTAGTTTGGCTCACGTGGCCAGCGAAGCGCGAACAAATCAGATCACAAAGATGTTGATCAAGGAAATGAGCAAAAGGAATATAACCACTAGCAATAAAACAATGGATGGAGCTTACGTGGGATTGAATGAGACCATTAGGGGAGCATTTTTTACGTCCGGAAATGAACCGTTGGAGTGTTTCCTGTACCGAGCATGGGCTCCGGGCAATCCCAG taaaactCGGCAACCTGGCTGCGTCGCCATAACACCCAACAGCTCCTGGATCGTTCAAAACTGCAACAAACCACTCAGATTCATCTGTGAACTGCACACTACTGGACCTCCACGGTACAAACCTTCGCTGAAACGTAAATGCTTCCTGAAGCGTCCCAACAACCGCCTTGCTCCAGGGCGTTATGGTTCCACGACTTGA
- the LOC5571861 gene encoding uncharacterized protein LOC5571861, with amino-acid sequence MHTQVQQQQLRCLTVESALKRWQKIDKLFYSGARANFVIAILAMAVWGSLKVSGGKQGVTPVSQSMRFSETLTAALGNRKSKYKDVSKDLNTYINKEEEDKTIAVAPFSVNKIKAMMQKVIRSQFIIRDEDGDLIKWIYNPEKNLEMSQKIAKSIKDRIRSYNFSRYRIVSICSIVEKDGQGVYYKMKYILDPYLDNYIQYVHDMAKFWIIATVVLVHKD; translated from the exons ATGCACACACAggtgcagcagcagcagcttcgtTGTCTTACGGTCGAATCAGCATTGAAGCGCTGGCAAAAAATCGATAAACTGTTCTATTCTGGCGCGCGTGCAAATTTCGTAATCGCTATCTTAGCTATGGCTGTTTGGGGTTCTCTGAAAGTCAGTGGAGGCAAGCA GGGAGTGACTCCAGTTTCGCAGAGTATGCGTTTCTCCGAAACGCTAACGGCTGCCTTAGGAAACCGCAAAAGCAAGTACAAAGATGTTTCCAAAGATCTGAACACCTACATCAACAAGGAGGAAGAGGATAAAACTATTGCCGTTGCTCCGTTCAGTGTGAACAAAATCAAAGCGATGATGCAGAAGGTGATCCGTTCACAGTTCATCATTCGCGATGAGGATGGAGATCTCATCAAGTGGATCTACAATCCGGAGAAGAACCTCGAGATGAGCCAGAAGATTGCCAAGAGCATTAAGGATCGTATCAGGAGTTACAACTTTTCGCGGTATAGGATTGTTAGTATTTGTTCGATTGTTGAGAAAGATGGTCAGGGAGTGTACTACAAGATGAAGTACATCTTGGATCCTTACTTGGATAACTACATTCAGTACGTACATGACATGGCCAAGTTCTGGATTATTGCAACTGTTGTACTAGTGCACAAAGATTGA